CGACCTGGGGGCGATGATCGACGACGAGACGCTGCGCCAGCTGCACGAGTTCTTCGCGGCCCGTGGCCTGTTCCACACCGCCGAGCCCTGGGGCGGCGGGGCCTACGAGCCCGAGACCTTCGCCCGGCTGGGCTGGTCCTGGTGGAACGACCAGTACCGCGTGGACCTGCGCGGCCGCCAGCCCGCCGAGGCCCGGGGCTTCCTGTTCGGCTCCCTCCACCCCGAAAGTTCGCCGGCGCGCCTGGTGGCCAACCTGGCGGGCTCGGCCGCGAGCCTGGGCGGGCTCAATCCCGATCCGCGCCAGGCCGTCAGCTACGTGGCCGCCCACGACGACCACGATCTGGCCGACTGGATCAAGCTGGGCCTGGGGCTGGCCAGCGAGGACACGGTGGTGGCCGACCGGCTGGCTTTCCAGCGTCTCACGCCCGCCGAGCTGGCCCTGCACGGCGTGGCCGCCCTGCACCTGCTCTCCAGCGGCGGCGTGCCCATGCTGCACCTGGGGCAGGACCTGGGGCGCAGCAAGCTCATCGCCCGGGGCTGCGAGGCGGAGACCCGGGTGGGGCGCATCGATCACAACAGTTACGACAAGGACAACGCCACCAACTGGATCGACTGGCGCCTGCTGACCCTGAACAAAGCGTTGGTGGAGCTCTACCGCCAGGCCGTGGTCTTCCGCCGTTCCCATCCGGGGCTGGCCGCGGCCCGGCGCGACGTGCTGGAGGAGAGCCTGACCGGCGCGCAGCTGGCCTGGACCAGCGCGGACGCCGGCGCGGCGGCGGCCTTCAACACGCACCCCGACAACACCTGGACCCTGCGCCTGCCGGGCACGGCCCGGGTGGCGCTGGCCTCGGGACGCGTGGAGCTGGATCTGGACGGGCACACGCTGCGGGTGGGACCGCGCAGCGCCGTGCTGCTGGACTGGACGCCCTGAGTCCGCTCGGACGCCCGCCCGGAGCGGCGGGCCGCGCGCCAGGGTGAACGCGGAGGGGAGGGTGTTCGGAGGTGGGCGGGCTGTCCCACCTGCGCGTGGTTTTGGGCGCCTCGCGTCTTTTCTACATTCAAGCGTCGCACACGCCGTGTCGTGATCGCCGCGCTGCCGGCGCCGCGTCGCCCACGGGCCAAGTCAGGAAACCAGATGGCAGCCATTCAACTGGAACGCCTCCGCAAGGTGTATCCCAACGGGTACGTCGCCGTGGAGACCTTCGACCTGGAAATCCGGGACGGCGAGTTCCTGGTGCTGGTAGGGCCGTCGGGCTGTGGCAAGTCCACCACCCTGCGGATGATCGCCGGGCTGGAGGAGGTCTCCTCGGGCCGGATCGTCATCGACGGCCGCGACGTCACCGAGATGGCTCCGGCGGACCGCGACATCGCCATGGTCTTCCAGAACTACGCCCTCTACCCGCACATGTCCGTGCGCGAGAACATGGCCTTCGGCCTGCGCATCCGGAAGCTCCCCGAGCGGGAAATCGACGCCCGCGTGGGACAGGCCGCGGAGATCCTGTCCGTGGAGTCCCTGCTGGAGCGCCGGCCGCGCGAGCTGTCCGGCGGCCAGCGTCAGCGCGTGGCCCTGGGCCGGGCCATCGTGCGCCAGCCCAAGGTCTTCCTCTTCGACGAGCCCCTCTCGAACCTGGACGCCAAGCTGCGCGTCCAGATGCGCACGGAGCTGGCCCGCCTGCACGCCCAGCTGGGCACCACCATGATTTACGTCACCCACGACCAGGTGGAGGCCATGACCCTGGGCGACCGCATCGTGGTCCTGCACAAGGGCGTGATCCA
This genomic interval from Candidatus Delongbacteria bacterium contains the following:
- the ugpC gene encoding sn-glycerol-3-phosphate ABC transporter ATP-binding protein UgpC — encoded protein: MAAIQLERLRKVYPNGYVAVETFDLEIRDGEFLVLVGPSGCGKSTTLRMIAGLEEVSSGRIVIDGRDVTEMAPADRDIAMVFQNYALYPHMSVRENMAFGLRIRKLPEREIDARVGQAAEILSVESLLERRPRELSGGQRQRVALGRAIVRQPKVFLFDEPLSNLDAKLRVQMRTELARLHAQLGTTMIYVTHDQVEAMTLGDRIVVLHKGVIQQVDTPMALYQRPANRFVGGFIGSPALNVLPGELRAGCFRPTGSERDLPVAPGLPEGPALLGLRPEGLDLDPGLPALGEVSLDVVERMGHETLAYFQLFGQPCVARLAPDATLAMGKRVTLGLKPAGWHLFAAEGEQRRLSGTQA